Genomic segment of Hirundo rustica isolate bHirRus1 chromosome 6, bHirRus1.pri.v3, whole genome shotgun sequence:
TTCTGTCATTGGAGTTGTGCTCTTGTTTCCCATTTTGTCTGAGTGTGCTTGCCCACCATCCACAACAACCCCAAGTTCCACAGCACATCCAGCTAGAACCACCAGCTCCTCTGGCTTGTGATGCAGAATGTGAGCACAGGCTGAAGGAACAAAGGAGGCAGGTGATGGAAGTTTTTAAATCCAGTTTTCCTAACCCCAGAGACTACCCTTTGTCTTTTCACTCAgtattttacttctttatttAGTCTTTTCCTATGTGAACTACTCTGTTCACAATTTGTATACCTGTGACTTTGCCCTTAAGCGCGATTactaattaataaataatttattaacaaTGCCCTGACAAGACAGGGATGGGATTCTCCTGGGGAAGCATACTTTCCTCATGTCTCTTTTAAAGATGTCAGATGACTACCTTAATTGCACTACCTTAAAAGCCAAACTCCATTGACGTCAATGCAGTTACCTGGGTTTTATTAATATCagataaatataaaaaacagTATCAAGCAAAAATTCACAGAGAATAACAAAACACCCACACAAACCTCCCGCTGAGTTGTTCCTGGTGCTGATACGTCCCTTATTTGGAATGTATGGCTGTAGTGCCTATGACTCTGTGCTCAGACCAGAGCTCTCCTTTGAATCGTCTCTTTTCCCCTTGAGAAAACAATGTGCAGAAAATGCCTCTACCACACTAATGGGATGAGATTagcaccagaaaaaaacagctccGGACTCAGAAAATATAAGGGACCTGGGAGAAGGAATAGGCTCTGCAAcccctttcccctccttgcAGGTGCAGGACTGCCTGTGTTCAAGCTCCAATGTGGTGCAGCCGAGTAACCTTGGAGCTGAGTGATGTGGAAGGACCAGGGTGAGACAGGCCTGAGAGAAAAAGTCTGGAGCAGAGACACCTTGGCATTTGGGCAGGGGCTCTTGTAAAACTTGTGCACCCCCATGGGCAGGTCcatgcccagccctgcaccttGCTGATCCCAGCCTTGCCTTACTGACCCAGCTGCCTGGCTTCACTCCAAAcctgtgctgtcacagctgATCTGTGTGGCCAGCCCTGGAAGCTAATGCCATCCCATCCACAGGACACCCAGGACTGGTGATTTAGCCACAACAAAAAGCTTAAAGAGCCCTAACTATTGAGTAACCAATGACTGTGAAGCACACACAAGTAGAAAAACTGATGTGCAGAAAAGATGGTTTAGAATTCATTTAGAATTCCCTGACACTAATTACAACAGGAAGAAGAGTTCCCTCTGCTTACTGACAGAGATTGAGTGAATCTGTTTCTTAGGTTCCTAACCCAAACTATTGAagatgttttttggttttgctctgaAAGAAACTGAAGAGTTTTAGAATTTTACTGAATAAAAGCAGCATCACCTGGGCGCTGGGGCCATGCCCTTGATGgatgtcagcagcagcagctccaaggaAGCTGTGGAGATACCCTGGTGCTGGTCTGCACTAGGGCAGGAAGTGACATCCTGGGAAAGCTGCTTCCTCAGTGGCCCAGAACATCTCCTCAGCAATTCCAGGTCAGGAGACAGATTCTGACACCTCTGTGGCAGCACGATGATCATCTCCAAAATGAAAACCACAGCAGCCTGTCAAGCATGTAAGTAATCCCAACGGCATCAACAACTTTATAAACCTTAAGATGAAATTTAACCACACAGTGTTTCACAGATAAGGCTTAAAACAGCATTGTtttaaagctgccttttttttttttttttttttactctctttCCTTTACCTCTGGGTTTTCTGTTACAGAACGTCACAGTGCAGTGGTGCTGCCACATGCCAAGGAGGCAATCCTGAGCAACAGCCTCTGAGGCTCTTCGGGACTAATTAGTTTGAGAACACAGTTTGGAAAGACTAATGGGGGTCAGCTACTTTTGTTCCACCTCTCCTTGCCATTTCTGTTCACTGCTTTCACTGGGAGCGCAGAGGTCCTGGGATCTTCATTACAACTTTGTAGCAGCCCTCAAATGAAAAGACATTCATTACAGATAGCTACATTAACTACTTTTCAGAGCAGTACCTCTCTGTTTCAAACAGCAATGTTCAGAACTTGCACTACTGGAAGACACCCACATGCTAAgcattatttattataaatCAACTTTTTAAACTCCGTGGTACATCTGGACAACAACAAATCAACCAAGCTGTTTGATTTGGGTGGAGATTGGGATCTTTTGGCAAGCCTCTCACCCCGAGGAACAGATCTTAGAGGGGAGGAATGACAGCCTTGTGATAATGCCTCTTGCAAGGCAGCCGGGCAGAGGTGACCTCTGGGGGAGCACCACAGCACTGGCAAGGGAAGCCGTTACCACAGCAAGGTAAAACAAAAGAATTGAGCACATTTCTGTGCCTACTGCCATCCCTTCAAATCACTTTTCCCACCTTTAGTCCTTGCCTCATTACAAGCCCAAGCTGTGCATGTTCAGGAGCAAAGCGCAGACTTTTATCTAATACACGTCCAACCAGATCCAGCTGAGAAGGCACCAGCCTCTAGTGACAACTTGTAGCTTCTAATGGATCAAAGTAAAACCAGGCAATTTTCCTTCTTACATGCACAACAAGAGTCAGAATTTCAAACCCGGCTAAGGCTGCTGAGCCccaagcagagctggcagctgagcACCTCCTTGTCATGCAGGATGAAGAGAAGCCGCTGCCAGAGGCTGCCAAGCTGCAGCAAAGCTCCCAATCTTAGGCTCCTGCGAGGAGATGGGAGTTTGTAAAGCCGAGGCCAATGAGACAAGACCTGCCACGGGAGCCTGCACCTGCCCAAGGGCAGTGTTCACACTGAGGTTTTCTAGCAGAGACAAGGCACAGCACCAAGTGAGGGCAATCACCCAAGACTGTTTCCTTCCTAGGTGCCAGAAGTCTACCTTTGAAGCTTGGAGTAGATTTTATCTGAACTCCAAGGTGCCTTTTGAAGATGTACTCATTATTTTTAACCATACAGCAGAGGCAATACATTCAAAGACTCACAAAACTTTTAAGTCAGACTCATTCCCTAAAGAAATAGTCACACAATTTTTATGAGCTGGTGGAATCATTGGTTAATAATCTGAGACAGAAACAGCAACATGAATGTGAAAACAGGGTCAGAAGTGTAACTCAGCACCAGGAATTCCACAGGGCAGCCTTAGCACTTctagaagcttccaccatgACTGAAATTACCCTTTTGTGATACATTCTGATCCACCTGTGGGCTACTACAGACAAAAACTCTTCCCTGCATGCTCCCACCATGTTTTACACCAAATCTACCATCCTCTAGCTTTGGTATGACAGCAGCACTTCACTGACccaatttaaaactttttttggggtggatttATTTTCTAGTTTCCCTGCAGAAAGGGACAGGTATGTCTTGCTAGTCTTTACATCCTGGGGGGAAAATCAAACACCCAGAGATTATCCCTATTGCTGGCAGCCTGTATTTGCCATCAAGTCTGTCCTGAAATGGGACTGACCACCCCTGAAACAGTACTTTACTGGTGtcaccagctgcagcagccaacACCACAAAAAATGTACTTCAGACAGAAACCTTCTGGTCACAAGAGTAACACTTATCAGGGTGTGCTCACAGCAGTCACAAAGGGAGGCATGTGCCTGCACCAGGAGGAACAGACGTCTGCCTGAGGTGTACACAGGGATTAGTAATCCATCTTCCAGGTTCCCAAACATGCAAGAAAGTGGACACTTTGAAAATACAGCCATTTTAAACCCGATGGAGAACAGATTTTCTTTAGACAAAAGAAACCAGGAATAAACCTGACTCTAAATTAAAAATCGTGGGTTTGTGTTACAGCAATAATAATCCATGTAAGACAAAAGGGCACTTGGAAATGCTCCATGGCTTTACCCCATTGTTCTAGTGCTGTCTGCCACAGCTGCTTGCGCCACCTGCAACACAAGATGCTGCAGAACCAAACCTGCAGCTCAAGGCTGTAATTATCCAAACACAATCTTTGCTTTTGTCCAAGTTCTGCCTGACGAGAAAAAGCAGCTCACCAAGGATGGCAGCCTTTATCTCTCAGAACTTCATACTGAATCCAACAAGAAAACCCAAATCTCAATTTTCTTGGCAGGCAGCTGTGAAGGGCAACAAAACACTCACACTTAACTCCCACCTGGCTAAAACCTTTCACACACCATGTCATACAAGGTTCCTGATTTTAATGGACCAGATTTTTATTTATCCTGTTTCTCAAGGAATCTTATTTCTCAACCCTAGCATTTAGCACACTCACTTCCAAAGATAAGCAGGTGAACTTTGGGGAATTCTACACACAAGGTGCCagatcccctctgcccctccctccccaaactgaggctggagctggacaCCACACAGCTGGGCCCATGGCATCAGCCAGCTCCTCAGGGGCAGCACACACCAACTGCAGCAGTAAAAGCTCCTGCAGCTTTAATCCTGGATTTGGAGCTGTTGAAaagcacaggaaaggaaaaaacccaaaccaaaacccgACTCGTGCTGTGATTACCAACCtaagtttgtttaaaaaaaactccaagCCTCCAAAGATTGGAATACAGACAGCTGTCCTCTTTCAAGAAGTTGGCAGCTGCACACTGTTGATTACCCAACATTTCTTCTTGCCCAGGTTTCAGATTTCCACTGTTGGCAGTATTTAGGGTTAAcatggagggtttttttgtttcatttaagaAATTGTCATTGTGCGATCAGCTTTGCAAATTTCATTGAGCTGTGTAAATACTTACTTGGAAAAGCAATAAGGGGGTTGAGTCACAAATGAAGATTGACCAAAACCAAATCCTTTATTTCCACAACTGTATAAATGTGCTCCAAGTATGTGTCCAACACaagttagaaaaacaaaatagaacaTGCCAGTTGCAAACTAGATCAGTTCACCGACGTGCTGACTTCCTTGGTATTAGGCTTAGTTACACAAGACCAGTCACAGTAAAAAGATACATTTTAGAGTACAAAGTAGCAGGATGTTAAGCCATTTCAGCTTGTGCACATACAAGTCACACTTCtggcagaaaatgcagagaagTTTGCATTACTATGCTGGAAGCTATGTCGCATCGCTTTAAATGGCATCGATATCGATATCGTCATCTTTATTGTTTGCAGGCTTCACAGTTTCAACCTTAGGTACACTGGCAGTTGTGGAGTATACCACCTGTGGAGACAAGACACTTCCTTTAACTACAGCATCCTACTGCCATAAGCACTGGGTAATTCAACACCCAACCACCCTGCCAGCATGGCCACGAACCCCTGCTCTGTAAGGCAGGTGTGCAGtgcagctggaggaagcagcaCCTCCTAGTCAGGAGCAGAATAACACAATACTGGGAGAACAACCAACCAATCCCTGTGTAAAAACActcccagccacagccagctGGAGTGTAACCAACAGATTTTACCTAGGCCTCAAATGTGAGGAAAATGGTCAGCTATTCCTTCATCAGCTTATTTAACAAACACACCTCCACTAACTCTTCTACAACATGGGACACGATGTCTGCTGCCTCCTGTCAACCTTGCACCACACGAGCTGCTACTGTGCATGAGACTGTCCCTAGAATGGTACAGTCCTGGGCTACCCAGGTGCAATTGCACTACAGTGATCTTGTGTAGACATCTGACAGCAATTAGCAACACTTCAAGCATTGCAAATAAGAGTGTTCCTCCTGTTCCCAACAGGCACAGTAATACCGCAAGTATCCATTTCAGAGGGCACTCGGACAAGGTTACAAGATTTAAGCATGCAGGAACAGCGCAGCCTTGGAGCTGCTGACAGCAAATGAGCCTTTCCTACCTCTATGTTTTCATCTTCATCCTCTTCTTCATTACCAGAAGATTCTTCTTCAGCTTCCTTTAGCCATTTAATAAATGGTTCTGCTTTGACACGGATTTCTTTGGCAAGCTCCTTTGAAACATATTTCTTTGAGGCCTGAAAAACAGACTTTGTGTGAACACTGAAGGGTTTACACCAGATTGTACCCAAATAGTGCCTAAACTGGAACTCTAATCTCACCCACAGCCCATTTTTCTGAAGGAGGATTCTTGCTGCACAAACTAAACAATGGAGAACCCAGACGCAATAGGTGACTGTTGTGGTTTAGAgcaaatttgggaagaaaatatttgggatacaagcatcataaaatcACCCCAGGACAGCTACCTTCAGATATTTAATTGCTACAGTACATTACATACTGCCCTTTACCTTTTCTGCCCAGCCAAGGATGACTTCTTCTTCCAGAAGATCTGCATCATACATTTCCTTCAAAATATGTGGTATTTTTGAAATAAGCTGAGCCTGATGCATAGCTACCACACACTCGAAGCCATGGAGAAGGTACCTCtgagcttttttgttgttgtggcaGAACTAGAATTGAGATAGAAGCCAAAGTGATTGAATGAGCTTTTTTACCCTCTCTCCAGACTGAATAGAGGAAGCAACTCTATGAGATTACAAATTTACAATAATTCATGCTATCCTTCCCAGCAATTCCCCCTAGCTAAGGGGAagttcagaaataaaacactaCAATAAGTCCTTCCCCATAGTACCCAACAACTGCtacaaaaaactccaaacagtTGTCATGATGAGCGCAGAAGAGATAGCTTACACGAAGGAAGTGACGTCtgtattttctgatttgttCACGAATCTTTTCGTCAAAAAGGACTTCGGTGAGAACAAGCGGGCCCATAGCCTTTACATCCAGTCTCTCTGCTTCTGCTACAATGTCTTTGTCAGAAGTATCGATGacaccttcttccttctttttctacAAGGAAACAGGTAGAGAGAGAAACATCTTAATGCCACTTGAGGTCTGCATTAATGCTCTTTGCAGTCATCCCTTCCCACCACTGCCAGAACCAGTACTCTGCAGAAGCCTGAGCAAGTTCCCCTTCGTTTCCTTACAAACACTGTGTACAATTACATCAAGCCACCAACCAGAGAAGAGTTACCTTTACAAAATCAAATAGTAAGTTGACTCTCTCCTCTATAGTCCTTTCCAGGTCTTCACTAAGTGTGAGGTTCTTCGCATGGTCACTGATTTCATCCATTCTACGCCTCTGAGCTTCTTCTGTTGTGTCCTCACCCCAGtcatcatcatcctcctcctcctataatacaaaacaaaaataagagatCCATACAATTATTACTGCAGGCTTAGCATTACATGAAAATAGAAACGATACAGACTTGACAGCATTTTTCTAAAACTAAAGAAGTGTTCATAGTACAAATAGCCAAGTCAAAGATCACGGAGAAAGTCAAGTAATGGAAGCTGGACTTAATTCTACAGCCATCTGTAGAGCTACTTGAACTGCAGTTTTACCACTCTACCTAGTACACAGGAGACAATTCAGGTGCCTGAAAAGGAGTAATAAAGGACAGACAGCTTTCACTTAGCAAGGAGCACAAATGCTGGTACTGATGAGCTGATAAAGCTGCTATAGAGAAAAATCAGGGACTCTTCTATTCCAGCATTAAGTTCTGGACACAGTAAGACCTTTAGGCGCAATGTTGACCAGCAAGGAATGCCAGTGAATTCAAAGGTTTAAATCTGAGCAACACACCACACACCCTTATCTCCCCACCTTCCCTTCTACTTACCACAACCTGTGGAGGAGTAATCTCCTCTGGTGGTGGGGGTGGAAGTGTCTCATTGCTGGACACAGAACCATTCTCTTTGTCCTTGccttttctgttcttcttctccttttctttctttcctgtacCAGTGTCACCACTTTCTGCAAGtgaattttaatgttttgttctATGAACTAGAGCAAACTAAGAAGTTCCTGCACCTTTGCCAAATCCCCAAGTGGGTTTGGATGCCTTCATTAGTTGCAAGTTATGGGTAGTACCCATCCCCAAAAAACACTGAGGGAAGATGTACATTTGGTGGGCAAACTCCCAGCTGCAGTCCAAGTCTTCTTTGTCACCAAGATTGTCCAAGTCTATATAACAGGTGACCTCACAAAGCAGAGACCCCTGGAATAGGTTAGACTTTTCTATTCTAGCAAGCTTAAATTGCAGCAGGCAATTAGATGCTTACTACAGAGTGTTGCTTGCACAGATTATAGTTTGTGTTTTCTAGTTTTTACTTCCTACTGTCATGAGCTACTGCTAACTggcttccttccttccaagtTTTGTCCTGCACAGGCAAATTTAGCTTTTAACTAATAGCTCTACTTGGGAAGGACACTTTGCAAGAAAGGACATTACCAGAACAGCTCCTGCATCTTGATCCCCAAACATATTCTAGGAGTATGCTGGTGCCATTTTACATCTCCATTAGATGTGAGCTATTTGTTTCTCTACTTTAATAGCACCACTAATACAGAAATTCTCTTTATCCCTGGAAGTAAGGAAAGGCACTTACCAGGTGGGTTTTTGAGAATGAACGTGCAGAGTTTATGGTTTGTGTCAAGCATGCCTCGATAGCCACAGGCTTTGCAAGAGTTACCTATAGTTTGTTTCTTAGGATTGACATGCTGTTAAGAGAGAACAACCTCCAGTTAATTTACCACTTACACAAAAACTCCATTAAAGCCTAAACCTGATGTCTACTCTACCATCTCCAAATGATTAAGGTGGAGGTTTAAATACTTTGTATCACCCTCTAAAGTTTACTAAAGTTTAGAAGTAGCAATTTATCTCAAAAGTTATGAACTGTTGGAGATGTAAAGCCTTTCCAAAGTGTGCAAGAATGTGTACCTGATTTCCTGTTCCTAGATACTCAAGTCTGCTTAAAACTTTGCACCACTTCCACGAACACCTAATACAGTGTTTCCACAGGGTAACTGTTAATGCACACAGAGAGCACTCACCAGATCAGTTTCAGGATTCTCACACTCAGGACAGAGAAcaaattttttaatgaatccATCCAACATGTCTTGCAGCTTATTCGCCTCATGAGATCCATTGACAATGTAACGGTCATTCTTAACATCAAACTGGGTCTGTGCTCCCAGCTCACAACCAAAAAATTTGGTAGGATCTGTAAAGGAAGAATTAGAGCTACTACCACATTCATAACTTTGTTTTGATTCTTAAACAGTGAGTAAATAGGCtactgtttctttttgtccATTATTTAATCCTGAGATAATCCCCTAATCTTCTCACAAATCTTTAAGGAACAGTAGTAATGCTTTATTAGCTAATTAACACTACCACTTCAAACACAAAAGCATTAAAAGACGCTGTGTCATTCCACACTACTACTTACACGTTGGAGGCCGATTAAGCGCCTTTGCAACGTCAACCATGTTGACTATAACCGTCTTTATTCCATTTCCTTTGCCCTCCacctaaagaaaacaaacaatgtTTCAAGGTTAAACGCTTACAACAGCCAAACCCAGTCCGCACTTCCCATTTCACTACAccaaaattctgctttgaagTGCATCTCCTTCCCACACCAAAGCACACTTAGTGTGGACCGAAGGAGCGGCCAAGCGTTATCCTGACCTCTTTCCCTGCCCGGGAGAGCACTCCCTGCTTACAGCTGCTGAGGAAATTACCTTGGCAATCAGACGGGGCATTTTGTAGCGATAGAACTGATCTGAAACACTGCGGTTGACGTTGACAGACATTTTGCCTTATTAGTAGCTTTATCAATAAGATGAAGAGATCTTTGATTGCAGTTTTTTGGTATCTTCTGTCTGGAGAAGACGGGATGACATAAACGACTGCAAGAGTTCTCGGTCTCTGACATGAAAAAATTTTCGCCACTGAGGCTGTAAGGTTCTTGCTTGTATGCTATGTTTCCCCAATACAGGTACCAGTGGCTGCGCAACAGCTCtgcaagagttaaaaaaaagaagaaaaattaagtttagCTTAATGTACATCAATGCACTCCTGCTAAAAGCTATATAAGGGATTATATCTAGggtgagaaaaagggaaaagtacATTTGTTATGCTACGGCTTTCTTCAACCTATGGAACTGAAGTCCAGCCTTGGCTTGTACTGCTAAAGAACTTTAACTGCACCACAAAGCTTTCCACCCTCTATTACTACCCTAAAACTGAACAGCTTACAACTACTTTTTTATACAATTATCTCCAGCAGGAGTTCTGGGATCACTAAGGAAGGGCACACTGATTTTTTATGCAGACCAGTGACTTGCACCATAAGGGTCATGTGATATGGTTTCAGGCTGAAGGGCACGGGAAATCAGGAGAAAGATTTGGAAATCCATTTCAAACTCCACACCATAGCATGAACCTATTACAGAAACTGAAGTTTGCCAAAATGTTGAGAAATGTAAGTAAGATGAAGCAGCAACAATCTGTAGCCCAACATAGTTTTTACGTGGCTTACCAGTTTTTGGATCGGAGTGGAAAAGAGTTGAAAATTACGTAATTCTCTCTCACTTATGGATTCTCATAGCAGCTTCTGTTGAGTTCTGACTTAACAATAAGCCTGATAAAGTCTGACAGAAGTTGCTTCACTGTAGAAAGCCTAGCAATGCAGAGGTACAGAGCagtgcagcagcttttccagttgatttttttcttgggggaagggaggagggggaggaaggggaaggaggatgaATCCTATTATTAACGTTGCCTTGAGCagtatttacatatttaaattAACACGTGCCTCTATAATCAGATCTAAGAGTACTTAAGCCACAACTGGTTGACTACACAGGCAACCCTGACTACAGAGCATGGCTATTCTGACACGTCATCATGTTGTTATCACTAATGACAGAAGTTAATGTGTTGACACGTTAAAAAAGCGTTCTCAGTATTTACGCGTAAGAGCGTGCCTATGGTGCAACACGATCCGAGTCCTTCTGGTCAGGCTTACAACTTCTTTACACAATAAGAACACAGACTTGTACGCACCTTGCGTTTTTATTAGCCCTGATACAATTTTACCCTTCCTCAGCAAAAAGTACACGGCAGACTGTTTTAAACACACCATTTCCCTCCCCAGGATGTCTAAAAAGAGCCACCACGTAACCTGACCACGCGTTTGCAGAAGTGGTGAGGAAGCAGCTCTCTCGGTGACCGAGTTCCCAGACGGAGCGTGCcgtttttccctccctccagagCGCAGCATTTGTCTGCTGCAGGCTGAAGCTCCCTCTCCTGGTCCCTACGACACCTCATCCCAAGCGCCTCCCCCCGCAATACGCCGCGCACGGAAGAAAGAGCGGGACGGCAGACCGACTCCCTGCCGCACAGCGCCGCGTCCCCGCCCCGCTCGCGGTGAGTCATAAATGCAGCAATTAAGCCCTGAGTCAGCGCCGGGAGCCACGGGGGAGTCACCGCCGGCCGCGCATGCGCCGCGGGACGGGGGAGCTCCGCCGCCCCCCCACCGCCCGGGCCGCCCCCCGAGCgccccccggggccgcccctcGGGAGCGGGGGCTGAGCGCTGAGCGCCCCCCCCCGCGCCCGGTGGGAACTGCGCCACTGCCCCCCCCCGGCCACAGCGCGGGAGccacggccccgccgccgccatcttgtCTCGTCGCATGGCGGCGGCGAAAcgaatataaataaataacttaaaatataaaaggaagCCCCGCCGCGCTCCGAACACAAACAATAACCCCACAGCTGAAGATCTAGGGCTTTTAGACTTGAATTTTGTTGTGCCTTTTTATGTTGCTTGTTTCCCTTCCCCCCCGCATtacctctcttccctctcccgTCAAAGTCCCGGACGCTTCGTTACACAAAACCTCTGCAAATACCCGCCGTTTACCGACGGCCTGAGGCCCCAGCCCAAACTGCTCGCCCGCCTCCCCCGCCCTCACCTCGCTGCCTTCATCCGCCCCAGTCCACTACTAATACTCACCGTTTTCGTCCAATAAAGACATAAACCCAACGCTGCTCGCCCCGGGCTGCGACGAAGCCGATTGTGAGAGGAGAACACGGCCGAGGGGGCGCTTATATCCAGACGGAGAGGGAGGCGGAGGCGGACGCCGCAGCCTCCGGGTCCCGGCGTCCTGGAGCGGGCGGTATCACCAGGGAGAGCGGTGCCGGGCAATCTGCGGGCAAGACACAATCAGGAGCATCGTTAGCGGCAGCACCtgtgagggagagggaggaggagggggggaagaagagggaaggggggagggagaggcGGCGAGAAGCGCGCAGCTGAAGCAGGAGGGGCCGGCGGACGGGACCCGGCAATGGCTGCCCCGTACTCACCTCTAGAATGTTCTCGCTCCAACTGAACAACGCCAGAGCTGGGATCAATCAGCCAGCGGTGAGCCCCGCCCCCCACCATCGCTATTGGCTCGCCGCTCACCCCGCGGCGAAGCTATTGGCTAAAACCCTGCCGCTCCTCTCACCTATTGGC
This window contains:
- the EIF5 gene encoding eukaryotic translation initiation factor 5, whose amino-acid sequence is MSVNVNRSVSDQFYRYKMPRLIAKVEGKGNGIKTVIVNMVDVAKALNRPPTYPTKFFGCELGAQTQFDVKNDRYIVNGSHEANKLQDMLDGFIKKFVLCPECENPETDLHVNPKKQTIGNSCKACGYRGMLDTNHKLCTFILKNPPESGDTGTGKKEKEKKNRKGKDKENGSVSSNETLPPPPPEEITPPQVVEEEDDDDWGEDTTEEAQRRRMDEISDHAKNLTLSEDLERTIEERVNLLFDFVKKKKEEGVIDTSDKDIVAEAERLDVKAMGPLVLTEVLFDEKIREQIRKYRRHFLRFCHNNKKAQRYLLHGFECVVAMHQAQLISKIPHILKEMYDADLLEEEVILGWAEKASKKYVSKELAKEIRVKAEPFIKWLKEAEEESSGNEEEDEDENIEVVYSTTASVPKVETVKPANNKDDDIDIDAI